In a genomic window of Bacteroidota bacterium:
- a CDS encoding DUF86 domain-containing protein, with protein MRIKINKYLYDALIASKSILDFVKQKNFNDYNEDEMLQSAVERKFEIIGESLNRIKQLDEDFLKVNISDAYKIIGFRNILIHGYDMIDNDVVWNAIEKRLPVLILEIERILGENDK; from the coding sequence ATGAGGATTAAAATTAATAAGTATTTATATGATGCCTTAATAGCTTCAAAATCGATATTGGATTTTGTAAAGCAGAAAAATTTCAACGATTATAATGAAGATGAAATGTTACAATCTGCAGTCGAGAGAAAGTTTGAGATCATAGGGGAATCATTGAATCGTATAAAGCAATTGGATGAAGATTTTCTTAAGGTAAATATTAGTGATGCATACAAAATAATTGGATTCAGAAATATTTTAATCCACGGATATGACATGATAGACAATGATGTTGTATGGAATGCAATAGAAAAAAGACTGCCCGTTTTGATTCTCGAGATCGAAAGGATTTTAGGGGAAAATGACAAATAA
- a CDS encoding nucleotidyltransferase domain-containing protein: MVYIIDVIPEICKICQTFHVRKLELFGSALQTNSKENNDIDFLIEFKEEAKQELFNNYFDIKFQLEKLLHKDVDVVMKSSLKNPYFIRGIGNTKTIYED, translated from the coding sequence ATGGTATATATAATAGACGTCATACCCGAAATTTGTAAAATTTGCCAGACTTTCCATGTCAGGAAATTGGAATTGTTTGGATCAGCTTTGCAAACAAATTCTAAAGAGAATAATGACATTGATTTTCTGATTGAGTTTAAGGAGGAAGCTAAACAGGAACTGTTTAATAATTATTTTGACATTAAATTTCAACTGGAAAAACTGCTTCATAAAGATGTTGATGTAGTTATGAAATCATCACTTAAGAATCCTTATTTCATAAGAGGTATTGGAAACACAAAGACAATTTATGAGGATTAA
- a CDS encoding LytTR family DNA-binding domain-containing protein has translation MKLKCIIVDDEELALNVLENYIDRISDLELVGRFGNAVETLSFLRRKEVGLMFLDINMPEISGMEMLSTLKDHPMVILTTAYSEYAVDSYEHEVIDYLLKPISFERFVKAVNKALLQYGMYNQDPMDPGQVGNVDYFFMKHDGITRRFDHNEICFLESYGNYVKIHTTDRSYTIRATLQDLENMLPSIIFIRAHKSYLVNLSKISKVSGNRIFINSTEIPIGATYKQFVMQKVIGKGKYIVGH, from the coding sequence ATGAAATTGAAATGCATCATAGTAGACGATGAGGAATTGGCACTAAATGTACTTGAGAATTATATTGACCGCATAAGTGACCTTGAGTTGGTTGGCAGGTTTGGCAATGCTGTTGAAACGTTATCATTTCTAAGAAGGAAAGAGGTGGGCCTGATGTTCCTGGATATCAATATGCCAGAGATATCTGGAATGGAGATGCTTAGCACCCTGAAAGATCACCCTATGGTAATTCTGACAACCGCTTATTCTGAGTATGCGGTAGATAGTTACGAGCATGAGGTGATCGACTATCTATTGAAACCCATTTCCTTTGAGCGTTTCGTCAAAGCCGTGAATAAAGCTTTGTTACAATATGGCATGTATAACCAGGATCCAATGGATCCGGGACAGGTGGGAAATGTCGATTACTTTTTCATGAAGCATGATGGCATCACACGGCGTTTTGATCACAATGAAATATGCTTCCTGGAGTCCTATGGTAATTATGTAAAAATTCATACAACCGATAGATCATACACCATCAGAGCCACATTACAGGATTTGGAGAATATGCTTCCTTCAATTATTTTTATCAGGGCCCATAAATCATATTTGGTCAATCTTTCTAAAATTTCAAAAGTATCAGGCAACAGGATATTTATCAATTCCACTGAGATCCCCATCGGAGCAACATACAAGCAGTTTGTCATGCAGAAGGTTATAGGCAAAGGAAAGTATATTGTTGGACATTAA